ACTAGTTGAAGCATCTGGAGCATAACCATCATTTACAAACAAGGCATATCTTGCAGCATTAGCAAATGTTGCATAGAAGTTAAAGTAGCCGTTTAAAGTTGTTCCAGTCGTAACAACATTCCATGTGACGTGGTGGGTGTCATTCTGCAATCTTTTCCTTGCGTAAGCAAGTGCGAAGCCTCTGCGGTCATTCTGATGAGGCGACTTTTGCCGGGAAGAATCTCCTCTGTTTAAAGAAAAGATCCTTCGTTTCACTCAGGATGACAGGAGAGGTCGGGGGAGTGTTGAGGGGGTGTTTTGTATCCCCTCAACTTACCGAAGAATCTCATCCTTTTGTGTTTTCATACTAACTAAATGACAAAAATTCTCTTATTATCCTCTTGACAAAATGTTTAATTTTTAATATACATAATTGAGAGGGAATTTTAGAAAAAAGATGCCTGTAATTTTACTGAATACTTTTATACTGTTTTCATTGTTTCATAGAGTATTAGGTGGAAGTGTAGGATGGGAGAATAGCACTAAAACTGTTACTATAAGACTTGGAAGTAAATTTATACAACTTCAGATAGGTAATGCAAATGCTATAGCTAATGGAGCAGATAAACTTATCGATACAACAAACTTAAAAGTTGTCCCTGAAATCATAAATGGTAGGACAATGCTTCCTTTAAGATTTGTTGCAGAATCTCTTGGTTGTGAAGTAAATTGGGATGGAAAGACAAAGACAATTACAATAACTTACCAAGGAGGTAAATAGAG
This DNA window, taken from Caldisericaceae bacterium, encodes the following:
- a CDS encoding copper amine oxidase N-terminal domain-containing protein; its protein translation is MPVILLNTFILFSLFHRVLGGSVGWENSTKTVTIRLGSKFIQLQIGNANAIANGADKLIDTTNLKVVPEIINGRTMLPLRFVAESLGCEVNWDGKTKTITITYQGGK